In Bradyrhizobium sp. 170, the DNA window CGTCTCGGCGCTCCTGTTCACCTGGGTCCGCGTCTCTGCCCTGCGCTTCCAGTCGGAAGGCGGCACGATCGACGTCAGGAAGACCATCTTCGTCGCCTATCTCATCTCCGCCCTTGCCGCGCCGATCGCGCTCCTCGTCGCCACATTGACGACGTCGGTATCGCTGGAGCGAAATCTCGCGGCCATCTTTTTCGCGCTGGGGCTCGGCCTGTTTGAACTCGGACAGGAACTGCTGAAGGCGCGGCTGCAATCATTCGCGTTCATGTCGGCGTCGATCATTCGCGCTGGCCTGGCCTTCACGCTGTGCCTGGCCGCGGCGCTACTCGGCGGCGGCGGACTGTGCCAGCTCGCGATGGTGACCATCACCTATTTCGTCACGACGACGCTCTTTGCCAGCACGATCCTGCGATCCCCCGTAGCCGGGCCGAAAATTTCCGATTTGCGGACGTTCGCGGGCTTCGGCATTCCGATCACGCTGTCGGGCATCGTCTTTGCGCTCCACGCCGCGCTCGACCGGATGCTGGTGTTTCATTTCATGGGCGACCATGCGGCAGGCCAGTACGGCGCGGCCGCCGATCTCGTCCGGCAGATCATCCTGATCCCCGCGGTAAGTATCGCATCGGCAACGATCCCGCTGGCGGTGCGTGCGTATACTACCGGCGGCACCGCCGAAGCGCGGCCGCATCTGGAGTTCAGCCTGGAAATTCTGCTGGCCGCCGTCTTGCCGGCCGTCGCCGGCGTGGCGCTGACGAGCAGCTATATTGCCGGCGTGATCCTTGGCAGCGAGTTCCGGGAGACCGCGGCGCAGATCATGCCGATCCTGGCTTTTGCCTGGCTGTTTCAGTCGATTTCCCAATCCTACATCCACGCGAGCTTTCATCTCGCCAAGACACCTTTCATGATGACGACGCAGAGCATCGCGATGCTGATCGCGAACTTGCTGGTCATGCCGGTCCTGCTCGCCAGATTTGGCCTGGTCGGCGCGGCGTCGAGCCTCGTGATCGTGGAAGCATTCGGCGCGGGCCTCGGCTGGTTTCTCACGCACAACGCCTTTCCGCTTCCCTTCAACGCGTTCCAGGTCCTGCGCATCGTCTCGGCGACGGCGATCATGGCGCTGGTGCTGACATTCCTCAAACCGCTGCTTCCGATCGGCGTGGTCTCGTTCGGCGTGCTGGCCGCAACCGGTTGCGTCGTCTACGTCGCCGCAGCCTTCGCGTTCGACATCGCCGGCCTGCGCAAGGCCGTGATCGCCTATGTCCGGCGTCGCAATCTCCCGGCCTCGTCCATCAGCGCCCCGGCCACGGGGCTACCCAGCATGTCGATAAGAGAACCATGATGCGGCTAGCGAGTAAAAATACGGTCGTCGCAGCCGACAATCGACATGTCATTTGTCGAACCAATCCGGTTTCGCTGCCGGACTTCACCGACAAGCGGCGCGAGGCGACGCGCCCGCCCGCGTTTCGGGGCGAGAATTTCGAGCGCGACTTCGACAGCAATACGCTGTTCTACGACGCAGTGCAGGTGAGCAAATCGAAGGTTGCCCTGTTTGCGCCGCCATTCTTCAATCTCGCGCGCGATGTCGCGACGACAAATTTCATCAGCGGCGCCGGCACCCGCAAGGCGCGGACGAGGCACCTCGACCGCCACGCCCAATTGTGGCTGGACATTCCCGAGCAGGCCGGCCCCATCCAGGCGTTGGGCGAACTGGGGAGCTTCACGTTCCAGGTGTCGCCTAACGAGTCGGAAATGTTCCGGGATCGCCGCGTCATCTTCACGATGTCGAAGGACAATCCGATCGAATGGATCCTCGACTGGGTGAGGTTCAACCGGGACATTCACGGCGCCGATGCCGTTCTGATTTATGACAACGGCTCCAGCGCCTACGACAGCGCCACACTGAGCGCGGCGCTCCGGTCGGTCGCGGGCATCCAATGCTCAGTCGTGATGGAGTGGCCTTTCAAATACGGCCCGCAGGGCGCCAATAGCTGGGACCACTGGGATTCCGATTTCTGCCAGTTGGGGGCGTGGGAGCACGCACGATGGCGCTTCCTTCAGAATGCCCGCAGCGCCATGAACTCCGACACCGACGAACTGGTGCTGTCGAAGACGGGACAATCGGTGTTTGAAGCCGCCGAACAATCATGGACCGGGCTTGTCCGATATCGCGGGCGATGGATCATCGGCGTCGACGACGGTATCCGCGACATGCACAAGGCGCCGTATCGGCACGCCGACTTCTCGATTCTCATGCCGCCGAAATACGAGTTCTCAAGGCTCGTAATGCGGCGCGACGCGAATGAGTGCCTGCCGAAATGGACGGTGGTTCCCGCCCGATGTCCCACGCATGCGCAATGGCATGTCCATTCGATCTTCTCCTGGTGGGCATCTTATTTCTGCACCAGGGACTTTTCGTTTCGGCATTTTCGCGAGATCGGCAGCAACTGGAAATACCAGCGCACCAACCGCGTGCCGTTCGACCCGTCGATTCACACGGCGGACCAGGCATTGATGGACGCTTTTCAGCGCGTCGATTGGGAAAACTAGAATGAACAAGGCAACCCCCACGTCAGAATGGATGAAGCCGATGAACGAGGCAGTCACGATCGACCACCGGCAGGCAGCCGAAACCGTACAGCATCCGCAGGCGCTGCTCGAGCTGGCACATGGCGAGGCACGGCAGAGCCTGTTGACCGTTCACGGCATTCTCGAAGCGAGACTGCCTGAGGGCGAACTCTCGATTTACGAGGCCGGCGGCGGCTCGACCAGCTTCCTGCCGCTCAAGGTGCTGCATCGTGCCCACGTCACCGTGGTCGACATCGACGAGGACCAGATCCGCAACAACGACTATGCGCAGGAGGCAATCCTCGGCGACATCCAGACCCATCGCTTCAAGCCCAGCAGCTTCGATCTCGTGATCTGCTACAACGTGATCGAGCACGTACCCGATGTCGAAGCAGCCCTCCTGAACTTCTGCGCATCGCTGAAGCCGAACGGGCTGATCCTGATCGGCGCGCCCAATCCAAGGTCGCTGTCCGGCGTCGTCACCAAATACTCGCCGCACTGGTTCCACGTCTGGTTCTACCGCCATGTCCGCGGCGACAAGAAAGCCGGCCTGCCCGGCCACGCGCCGTTCCCGACGCTGTTCCATCCGCTGGTCACGCTTTCCAACCTGGAGGCGTTTGCCGAGCAGCACGGCCTGCAGATGATCTACCGCAAGCAGTATGAGAGCCCGCGTTATCCGGAGATGCGGCTGCGCAAGCCTCTGTTCGCGGCAATGGTCGATGCCGCAGCGAAGGTGATGAACTTCTTCCTCCCCGGCAAGACCGACGTGCGGCACGGCGACTACCACGTGATCCTGCGAAAGCGTTGAGACCATGAACGCGATGTTGTCAGAGGCAAGGGCAAAGGTCGGCCACCGGCTGGCGATGCATCTGCGCGTCGATCTGTTCCGTCTGCGCAACAGCACGCCGATGGTCAGCTTTACCTTCGACGATCTTCCAAAGAGCGCGGCGACGACCGGCGCCGGGATGCTCGAAGCGCATGGCGCGCGGGGGACGTTCTATGTCTCGGGCAGCCTGGTCGGCGCCGACGCGCCTGATTGGGAGGCGGGCGAGACCGATGATGTGGTCTCGCTCCACCGCAGGGGTCACGAGATCGGCTGCCATACGTACTCGCATCAGCGCGCCTGCGACCTCGACGAAGCCGCGATGAGACAGGAAATCATTCGCAACCGCGGTTACCTTCGCGCACTCGACCCTTCGATAAAGGTCGATAGTTTTGCCTATCCGTTCGGATACGGCTCCTACGCACGCAAGTATCAGCTCAGGGAGGAATTCCAGACCTGCCGCAGCATCGTACAGGGCGTCAACGCCGGCAGCGTCGACCTGCAGTTCCTGCGCGCCGTGCCGCTGATCGATCGCGAGATGGATCGCGACGGGATCGACCGTGCGTTCGACGGCGCGCAAACCAATAACGGATGGTTAATTTTCTACGGCCACGACGTCACCGACCGGCCGAGCCCCTATGGTTGTTCGCCCGCCTTGCTCGCCCATGCGCTCCGCGCGGCGACGAAGCGGAAGATTCCAGTCCTGACGATGGCGGAGGCGATGCGATGCGCCCGCGCTTAAACGCTTTGTTTGCCAATTCAGGGAATAGTCCCTTGGTGAGTATGGTTAATTTTCCCTGTTGCGTTTGTTCAGCGCTTTTTTTCGGCGCCCGTGGCGTAACCCGAAGAGTAACCCCTCAGCCGATGCGTGCGGCAGTTCGAATGGAAGCTGGGGTCGATGCTTAACTATGACCAGCCGATAGAGCGGGCGAAGCCTGAGGCCGGCCCCGCGGCAACAGCCGCGCCGGCGGGCTTCAGCGTGCTCGATCTGACCCAGCTGCTGTGGCAGCGCAAGGTTGCGATCGCCTCGGCGGCGCTGATCGCCGCCTGCGTCGCGGTTGCGATCGGCAAAGGCCTGACGCCCAAATACACCGCCTCCACCCAGCTCTACGTCGATCCCCGCGAACTGCAGTTGGTCGACCGCGAACTGACGCCGCGCGCCCAGGATACTTCCGGCCTCGCGATGGTGGTGGAGAGCCAGGCGCGCGTCATCACCTCGAACAATGTACTGCTGCAGGTGATCCGCGATACCCATCTGGAAAAGGATCCGGAGTTCGGCGGCGGCGATTCCAGGGGCATCCTGGGATCGCTGCTCGGCCTGATCGGGGTCGAGCTGCGCCCCACCGCCGAGCAGCAGAAGCAGATCCAGATGGGCGCGCTGGAAGCGCTCAATCGCCACATCAACGTCAAGAAGACCGATCGTACCTTCATCGTCGATATCGACGTCTGGTCGTATGAGCCGGCCAAGGCGGCGATGCTCGCCAACGCGATCGCGAAGGCCTATCTCGCCGAATCCAAGCAATCGCAGGCCGCCGCCGCGCGGCGCGCGACCACCGACCTTTCCGGCCGTTTGAAGGAATTGCAGGAACGGCTTCGCAACGCCGAGAACACGCTCGCGGTCTACAAGGCGCAGAACAATTTCGTCGGCAGCCAGGACACGCTGATCAGCGACCAGCAGCTCTCCGCCAGCAACCAGCGGCTCGCCGCCGCCCGCGCGCTGACGCTGGACGCGCAGGCCAAACTCGACCAGATCGCAGCCAGCCGCAAGGCATCCTCCGACGCCGGCGCTATCCCCGAGGCGCTGCAGTCGCAAACCATCGCCAATCTGCGCGCGCAGCATGCCGAAGCGCGGAAGCGCCAGGCGGAATTGCAGAGCGAACTGGGGCCGCGTCATCCGGCGCTGCGCCAGATGGAGCAGCAGGTGCAGGACCTGCGCCGCGCCATCAACGAGGAAGTCGAGCGCTTCGCGCAGTCCGCGAAGAACGACCTGATCCGCGCCCGCGACTATGAAGCCTCGCTCGGCAAGGCGCTGGAAACCCAGAAGCGCCAGAGCGTCCAGATGAGCCAGGCCTCGGTGCGCCTGCGCGAACTCGAACGCGAGGTTGAGGCAAGCCGCGACGTCTATCAGTCGTTCCTGAAGCGATCGCGCGAAACCGAGGAGCAGGAGAGCCTGAACACCTCGAACGCACGCATCATCGGCGACGCCACCGTGCCGCAGCGGCGCACCTTCCCGCCGGCCATGAGCCTGCTCGCGATGATCGGTTTTGTTCTGGGCGGGCTCGCAGCCGCCGGCTGGTTCGTCGCGGTCAACCAGTTGACGCCGCGCACGAACGCCGTTCAGCCTCGGAACAACGCGCCATCGGAGGCTTCGAAGGAACCGACTGCACCTGCGGCCGCGACGCAGCCCGTTACCGAACCGCAGCCCCAACCCGCGGTCAGCCTGATCGAAAAGCCTCCGATCGTCCGGCTACAGGAAACCGACGTGATACGCACGCTCGGCGGCATCCTTGCAACTGATGGCACCGCCGACGTCACGCGGCTCGGCTGGCCGACGCTGCGCGCGGGCTTCCCGCTGATGACCGTCCTCACTGCCATGCGCGAGATGCGCGCGGCGCTGGCCAGGCGCGCCGGCGGGGAAACCTTGCCTGTGATGGCTGTGATCGGCGCAGGTGCGGATCAGGACCGCAGCATCGCCGCGCTGAACATCGCGCTCGCCGCGGCGCGCGACGGCGCCAGGGTGCTGTTGATCGATGCCGATCTCAGGGAACGCGCGCTGTCGGGCAAGGTTGGTCACCTGACCAGCAGCGAGCCCAGCCGTTTCGGCTGGCTCGGCATCGGCGCCAAGGCCGCCCGCGTGATCCAGACCGCCAACGGAATTTCGATCCTGCCGGCCGTCAATGCCACCGATGCGAAAGCCTGTGACGCCATCCGAAAGGCGATTGCGCAGGCCCGTTCCGCCGGTGGCTATGATCTCGTGATTCTCGACGGGCCGGCCATGCCGTGGAGCCCGACCGACCGCAAACTGCTCGACATGGCCGAGGGACTCGTTGCGATCCTCCCGGTGCATCTCGACATCAACGACAGCATGGAAGACATCATCGCAGCCCTCGGCGGGACCGAGCGCAAGCTCGTCGGTGTCGTCCTCAGCGAAGTCAACCCAACGGCGGGCAATCCGCAGCGAGACAAGCAGTATGCCTGAGCGTCGCGTAAATCTCGTCGGGAGAGCGGCCACGGCCAACGTGCCTCGCATCACGTTGGGCGGGCTGCGGCTTGCCGTGCTGGATCTCGAGCAGACCGCGAACTTCATGATCGAAATGGTGTTCCCGCAACGCCGTGTCGACCGCCCGCTCTATCTGACCTCGGCCAATGGCGAGGTGCTGGCACGCTGCTCGACCGAGCCGATGACCGACCGGCTGTTTCGGGCCGCCGACCTGATCAATGCCGACGGCCAGCCGCTGGTGACCGCGTCGAGGTTCAGATCAAAGACGCGGCTGCCCGAACGCGTCGCGACCACCGACCTGTTTCACCTCGTTGCCCGCAAGGCACAGGCGGCCGGTCTGACCTTCTACATGCTGGGCGCGGACGAGGCGGAGAATGCCGCCGCGGTCGCCAGCGTGCGCGAGCAATATCCTGACCTCAAGATCGTCGGCCGTTGCCACGGCTTTCTGCGGGGCGAGGCGCTTCGTGCCAAGGTCGCCGAAATCGACGCGCTGGCGCCGGACTATCTCTGGGTTGCGCTCGGCGTTCCCTATGAACAGGCCTTCGTCGAGGAATTTACCCCTGCCCTCTCCAACGTCGGCGTCATCAAGACGTCGGGTGGGCTGTTCAATTTCCTGTCAGGCAGCCGCGCCCGCGCGCCGCGGTGGATGCAGCATGCGGGCCTCGAATGGGCCTGGCGCATCTGGCTGGAGCCGCGCCGCCTGTTCTGGCGCTATCTGACTACCAATCCGCGCGCGCTCTATCTGTTGCTGAACAGGAACCGATCGGCTGATATCGGCGGGACACACGATCGATGAGCAGCCGTCCGGCCATTCTCGTCACCGGCGGTGCCGGCTATATCGGCTCGCACTGCTGCAGGGCGCTGGATGCGGCGGGCTACCAGCCCGTCACCTACGATAATCTTTCGTCC includes these proteins:
- a CDS encoding exopolysaccharide transport family protein; amino-acid sequence: MLNYDQPIERAKPEAGPAATAAPAGFSVLDLTQLLWQRKVAIASAALIAACVAVAIGKGLTPKYTASTQLYVDPRELQLVDRELTPRAQDTSGLAMVVESQARVITSNNVLLQVIRDTHLEKDPEFGGGDSRGILGSLLGLIGVELRPTAEQQKQIQMGALEALNRHINVKKTDRTFIVDIDVWSYEPAKAAMLANAIAKAYLAESKQSQAAAARRATTDLSGRLKELQERLRNAENTLAVYKAQNNFVGSQDTLISDQQLSASNQRLAAARALTLDAQAKLDQIAASRKASSDAGAIPEALQSQTIANLRAQHAEARKRQAELQSELGPRHPALRQMEQQVQDLRRAINEEVERFAQSAKNDLIRARDYEASLGKALETQKRQSVQMSQASVRLRELEREVEASRDVYQSFLKRSRETEEQESLNTSNARIIGDATVPQRRTFPPAMSLLAMIGFVLGGLAAAGWFVAVNQLTPRTNAVQPRNNAPSEASKEPTAPAAATQPVTEPQPQPAVSLIEKPPIVRLQETDVIRTLGGILATDGTADVTRLGWPTLRAGFPLMTVLTAMREMRAALARRAGGETLPVMAVIGAGADQDRSIAALNIALAAARDGARVLLIDADLRERALSGKVGHLTSSEPSRFGWLGIGAKAARVIQTANGISILPAVNATDAKACDAIRKAIAQARSAGGYDLVILDGPAMPWSPTDRKLLDMAEGLVAILPVHLDINDSMEDIIAALGGTERKLVGVVLSEVNPTAGNPQRDKQYA
- a CDS encoding class I SAM-dependent methyltransferase, producing MNKATPTSEWMKPMNEAVTIDHRQAAETVQHPQALLELAHGEARQSLLTVHGILEARLPEGELSIYEAGGGSTSFLPLKVLHRAHVTVVDIDEDQIRNNDYAQEAILGDIQTHRFKPSSFDLVICYNVIEHVPDVEAALLNFCASLKPNGLILIGAPNPRSLSGVVTKYSPHWFHVWFYRHVRGDKKAGLPGHAPFPTLFHPLVTLSNLEAFAEQHGLQMIYRKQYESPRYPEMRLRKPLFAAMVDAAAKVMNFFLPGKTDVRHGDYHVILRKR
- a CDS encoding polysaccharide deacetylase family protein, with product MNAMLSEARAKVGHRLAMHLRVDLFRLRNSTPMVSFTFDDLPKSAATTGAGMLEAHGARGTFYVSGSLVGADAPDWEAGETDDVVSLHRRGHEIGCHTYSHQRACDLDEAAMRQEIIRNRGYLRALDPSIKVDSFAYPFGYGSYARKYQLREEFQTCRSIVQGVNAGSVDLQFLRAVPLIDREMDRDGIDRAFDGAQTNNGWLIFYGHDVTDRPSPYGCSPALLAHALRAATKRKIPVLTMAEAMRCARA
- a CDS encoding oligosaccharide flippase family protein; the encoded protein is MLSQTFHYSVASIVSAVIGLLSAVVFTRLLSPEEYGVYVVGLSTAGIVSALLFTWVRVSALRFQSEGGTIDVRKTIFVAYLISALAAPIALLVATLTTSVSLERNLAAIFFALGLGLFELGQELLKARLQSFAFMSASIIRAGLAFTLCLAAALLGGGGLCQLAMVTITYFVTTTLFASTILRSPVAGPKISDLRTFAGFGIPITLSGIVFALHAALDRMLVFHFMGDHAAGQYGAAADLVRQIILIPAVSIASATIPLAVRAYTTGGTAEARPHLEFSLEILLAAVLPAVAGVALTSSYIAGVILGSEFRETAAQIMPILAFAWLFQSISQSYIHASFHLAKTPFMMTTQSIAMLIANLLVMPVLLARFGLVGAASSLVIVEAFGAGLGWFLTHNAFPLPFNAFQVLRIVSATAIMALVLTFLKPLLPIGVVSFGVLAATGCVVYVAAAFAFDIAGLRKAVIAYVRRRNLPASSISAPATGLPSMSIREP
- a CDS encoding WecB/TagA/CpsF family glycosyltransferase; the encoded protein is MPERRVNLVGRAATANVPRITLGGLRLAVLDLEQTANFMIEMVFPQRRVDRPLYLTSANGEVLARCSTEPMTDRLFRAADLINADGQPLVTASRFRSKTRLPERVATTDLFHLVARKAQAAGLTFYMLGADEAENAAAVASVREQYPDLKIVGRCHGFLRGEALRAKVAEIDALAPDYLWVALGVPYEQAFVEEFTPALSNVGVIKTSGGLFNFLSGSRARAPRWMQHAGLEWAWRIWLEPRRLFWRYLTTNPRALYLLLNRNRSADIGGTHDR